A window from Fusarium musae strain F31 chromosome 8, whole genome shotgun sequence encodes these proteins:
- a CDS encoding hypothetical protein (EggNog:ENOG41), whose product MPTESPSHSGYPPKDHPQVENIEDPAASSNDAPIVFLDEEISYGKGGIRGVVQSPYIFGAAFLASMGGFSFGYDQGVISLVNVMSQFHEAFPRSETAFGKGLMTGMLELGAFIGCLFMPTLADKISRKKALSIVVVIFNIGAIMQTAANSYGLLVAGRTIGGIGVGTLAMGAPIYISEIAPPNLRGTLLVLESVSCVLGVVVSFWITYGTRNLPGELSFRLPFGLQMVCSTILGIGIHFFPYSPRWLALVDRSDDALQSLERLRRLPRTDPRVEKEHIGIMNEVALQKIMQEKRHPGVSGLKLEILGWKDLFQKKSWHRTSIAVGVAFLQQLSGINAFIYYAPTLFQSLGQSSEMSVIMSGVFNMLQLVAVTVCFFIIDKVG is encoded by the exons ATGCCTACTGAGAGCCCTTCTCATAGTGGATATCCTCCCAAGGATCATCCACAGGTCGAGAACATTGAAGATCCCGCTGCTTCGTCAAATGATGCTCCTATCGTCTTTCTAGATGAGGAGATCTCATACGGAAAAGGCGGCATTCGCGGCGTCGTCCAATCGCCCTACATCTTCGGCGCTGCATTCTTAGCATCCATGGGAGGCTTTTCCTTTGGATATGACCAAGGAGTCATCTCACTCGTCAACGTGATGAGTCAGTTTCATGAGGCCTTCCCTCGCTCTGAGACTGCGTTTGGCAAAGGTCTCATGACAGGCATGCTAGAGCTTGGGGCTTTCATCGGATGCCTCTTCATGCCCACCCTCGCCGATAAAATCTCGCGCAAAAAGGCTCTTTCAATCGTTGtagtcatcttcaacattggCGCTATCATGCAAACTGCGGCCAACTCCTACGGCCTTCTGGTTGCTGGAAGAACCATAGGTGGTATTGGTGTCGGGACACTTGCAATG GGTGCCCCAATCTATATCTCCGAAATCGCGCCTCCCAACCTGAGAGGAACCCTACTTGTCCTTGAGTCGGTCTCATGTGTCCTGGGCGTGGTAGTATCCTTTTGGATCACATATGGTACCCGCAATCTCCCCGGCGAGCTCTCTTTCCGACTACCATTTGGCCTTCAGATGGTATGCAGCACTATTCTCGGTATCGGCATCCATTTCTTTCCCTATTCGCCACGATGGCTCGCTCTTGTCGATCGATCGGACGATGCACTGCAAAGCTTGGAAAGGCTCCGCCGACTCCCCAGAACTGATCCTCGTGTCGAGAAAGAACACATTGGTATAATGAATGAAGTGGCCCTGCAGAAGATCATGCAAGAGAAGCGACACCCAGGCGTGAGTGGCCTCAAGCTTGAGATTCTCGGCTGGAAGGATCTTTTCCAGAAGAAGTCATGGCATCGAACTTCCATCGCCGTTGGCGTGGCCTTCTTACAGCAGCTTTCGGGCATCAACGCATTCATCTACTATGCTCCTACACTGTTTCAGTCGTTGGGCCAATCATCTGAGATGTCAGTGATCATGTCTGGTGTCTTCAATATGTTGCAGCTTGTTGCAGTGACGGTTTGCTttttcatcatcgacaaggtTGGATGA
- a CDS encoding hypothetical protein (EggNog:ENOG41): MAITGGGVVLEIGANVTTVSPGDKVLLSFSSCGSCPGCKSDHPAYCYSFNDYNFSGKRPDGSAAMSIMEDGKKLPCYSTFFGQSSFAARTIVHRSSIVKVPQQTPLDLFAPLGCGIQTGVGAVFNTLDVKPGSSIAIFGVGSVGLAAVMAAKIRKASRIIAIDLQPERLKSAKELGATDGVLGPDQEYIIKAVKDICPPLGVDFAVDCTGVPSIVETMVASLGMRGRAATVGAPGGNAHAKIDIMSHLTYGKEYVGCSEGDSNPGVLIPELIEMHAKGLLPLEKMIAYYDIKDFEKAMADMKSGKVIKPVLKWTG; encoded by the exons ATGGCCATTACAGGAGGAGGCGTTGTTCTCGAGATAGGCGCAAATGTCACCACCGTCTCACCAGGCGACAAAGTCCTtctatccttctcatcatgtgGTTCGTGTCCTGGATGCAAATCAGACCACCCAGCGTATTGCTACAGCTTCAACGATTACAACTTCAGTGGTAAACGCCCAGACGGGTCAGCTGCCATGTCGATCATGGAAGATGGGAAGAAGCTACCATGTTACAGCACCTTCTTCGGCCAAAGCTCCTTTGCGGCGCGAACAATTGTTCATCGATCGAGTATTGTCAAGGTCCCTCAACAAACACCACTGGACCTCTTTGCGCCGCTAGGATGCGGTATACAGACAGGCGTTGGTGCTGTGTTCAACACCCTAGACGTCAAGCCTGGTAGCTCCATCGCGATTTTCGGCGTTGGCTCTGTTGGCTTGGCCGCTGTGATGGCGGCAAAGATCCGAAAGGCCAGCAGGATTATCGCCATCGACCTGCAGCCAGAGCGACTAAAATCAGCCAAAGAACTAGGTGCCACGGATGGAGTGCTTGGCCCTGATCAGGAGTACATCATCAAGGCGGTAAAGGACATCTGTCCCCCTCTTGGTGTCGACTTTGCAGTTGACTGCACTGGCGTCCCTTCCATCGTCGAAACTATGGTCGCCTCGTTGGGCATGAGGGGCAGAGCCGCTACAGTTGGCGCACCTGGAGGCAACGCGCATGCTAAGATAGACATCATGAGTCATCTCACGTACGGCAAAGAGTACGTGGGTTGCTCTGAGGGTGACAGTAATCCTGGGGTT CTGATCCCTGAGCTCATCGAGATGCATGCCAAGGGTCTTCTACCACTGGAGAAGATGATAGCGTACTATGATATCAAGGACTTCGAGAAAGCCATGGCCGATATGAAGAGTGGCAAAGTCATTAAGCCAGTCTTGAAATGGACTGGATAG
- a CDS encoding hypothetical protein (EggNog:ENOG41): MDGKIVNDGQERKSYAYSPVQHQQAFPEPVVSPQPSLDQFTPQAVSPESIARETFPHQSLWIDPQSPNLRDSPYYDRAHDSHRGLMGHVPVNDTYSKVPNLVMFLALYMWLSPLVVILSSESLYVVPGERIEDTFCPSIRTLNFSNEAKESFQTPKKAEGEVMNGRSLSGCNWTAPDGNLAEGAAEDDDIFEYYNVPSSALDRIAAGVFSSGQTTQKANVSLEICGDRWDCSTTVHFVGPGYKCEELANGVGSKMKSFGDSEAPFNLSQLVPASNFTYFANTDLREYMHPQMDNVAIGGIPSEVDGPPFPKHLGVFRTEPSIWIGYAALDDDTKAHAMDNEADGWNDDYTPIFFACDHWEVNYTVTFSFTSGFQKYNVTDRDYKRKIIDTTWSSWTNESTDGTADGNVAEPEKNYVSPRNGYARYRRIAAYHSLGLRLREKLFGNVKVQGSVVADGEITTTNLLDRHERLPVHNFQQKVRRAYEDLIISLFSDPQLLVVAWAADPSKLSGTGIGGEDTKYQCERRRKANFFDYGWPVLVAVYTVSLVIASIGVYYAIDAISSDGNNAQRVMTFSAIAGATKKVPVDEVEKRDTKIWCFPTDERPGERTYEFRAELEG, from the exons ATGGATGGTAAAATCGTCAATGATGGACAGGAGCGTAAGTCGTATGCTTATTCTCCagtccaacaccaacaagcttTCCCGGAGCCGGTTGTGTCTCCGCAGCCTTCTTTGGACCAGTTCACTCCCCAGGCTGTCTCCCCTGAGTCAATCGCACGAGAGACATTCCCGCACCAGTCACTATGGATAGATCCCCAGAGCCCAAATCTTCGAGACAGTCCCTACTACGATAGGGCTCACGACAGTCACAGAGGTCTGATGGGCCACGTGCCTGTTAACGACACTTACTCCAAGGTTCCTAAT CTTGTCATGTTTCTTGCTCTCTATATGTGGCTCAGCCCGCTTGTTGTCATTCTTTCATCAGAATCACTCTATGTCGTACCAGGCGAGAGGATAGAAGATACATTCTGCCCTTCAATCCGAACTCTGAACTTCAGCAATGAGGCAAAGGAGAGTTTTCAGACTCCGAAGAAAGCCGAGGGTGAAGTCATGAATGGTCGTTCACTTTCTGGCTGCAACTGGACTGCCCCAGATGGAAATCTTGCTGAGGGAGCCGCAGAGGACGACGATATCTTCGAATACTACAACGTTCCCTCTTCCGCCCTCGATCGCATTGCGGCTGGTGTGTTTTCGAGTGGGCAAACAACCCAGAAAGCGAATGTATCGCTAGAAATTTGCGGAGATAGATGGGATTGTTCCACGACAGTCCACTTCGTCGGACCTGGATACAAATGCGAAGAGCTTGCCAATGGAGTCGGAtccaagatgaagagcttTGGAGATTCCGAAGCGCCGTTCAACCTTAGCCAGCTTGTGCCGGCCTCCAACTTCACCTACTTCGCCAACACAGACCTCAGAGAGTATATGCATCCTCAGATGGACAACGTTGCAATCGGTGGAATTCCCTCAGAGGTCGATGGCCCGCCATTCCCCAAGCATCTCGGTGTATTTCGAACGGAACCCTCAATCTGGATTGGCTACGCCGCCCTGGACGATGATACCAAGGCCCATGCGATGGATAATGAGGCCGATGGCTGGAACGACGATTATACTCCCATTTTCTTTGCTTGCGATCATTGGGAGGTCAATTACACCGTCACCTTCAGCTTCACCTCGGGATTTCAGAAGTACAATGTTACAGATCGGGACTACAAGCGAAAGATTATCGATACTACCTGGAGCAGCTGGACCAACGAGTCTACGGACGGAACAGCCGATGGAAATGTTGCAGAGCCAGAGAAGAATTATGTCAGCCCTCGTAACGGTTACGCTAGATACCGTCGCATAGCTGCCTATCATAGCCTTGGGCTCAGACTTCGTGAGAAACTCTTCGGCAATGTCAAGGTCCAGGGATCCGTTGTGGCAGACGGAGAGATTACAACCACCAACCTCCTCGATAGACACGAGCGTCTTCCCGTCCACAACTTCCAGCAAAAAGTCCGGCGCGCATACGAAGACTTGATCATCTCACTGTTTTCTGATCCTCAGCTCCTTGTCGTGGCATGGGCTGCCGATCCATCCAAGCTGTCTGGTACCGGCATCGGAGGTGAAGATACCAAGTACCAATGTGAACGCCGACGAAAAGCCAACTTCTTTGACTACGGTTGGCCTGTACTTGTCGCTGTTTACACTGTGTCGCTCGTCATCGCATCAATTGGTGTGTACTACGCCATTGATGCTATATCAAGCGATGGGAACAACGCTCAGCGCGTGATGACTTTCTCTGCTATCGCGGGCGCTACGAAAAAGGTTCCTGTGGACGAGGTAGAGAAGAGAGACACTAAAATCTGGTGCTTCCCAACAGATGAACGGCCAGGGGAACGAACATATGAGTTTAGGGCCGAGTTGGAAGGATAA
- a CDS encoding hypothetical protein (EggNog:ENOG41) encodes MPTKDAHLQFRKWADEYGPIYSLILGTKPFIVLSSAQAVKDLLDKKSALYSDRQEIIRRYSNALTTTMVFGWRSPIYRDPKLMQLFDGFAEFAEINQTGIAALLDSFPVLRKLPDFLLPVQKKAKELHKKEKDLYLSHWLKAKQDIADGSIKPCFCVGLAQAQEKEKFDDAQAAYISGTLLEAGSDTTSSTLYAFVQAMLLYPEVQRKAQDEIDKVVGERMPTMEDEHSLQYVRACMKETLRWMPTTILGAVPHAVTQDDTYNGYLIPKGAGVLNNVWGIHMDPERHPNPRQFNPDRYKDDFQSLADAAANPDASKRDQFTFGAGRRICPGIHVAERSLFLGISRILWAFNIKPTVNKNGKPVLPDPDKLTQGFVCMPEEFPARIIPRSEEKKALVIKSWKAAEKDVLDPGTKQWR; translated from the exons ATGCCCACGAAGGATGCTCATCTGCAATTCCGTAAGTGGGCAGACGAGTATGGCCCTATTTATAGTCTCATTCTGGGCACCAAGCCTTTCATTGTCTTGTCCAGCGCCCAAGCTGTCAAAGATCTGCTCGATAAGAAGAGTGCTCTCTACTCCGACCGACAAGAAAT TATTCGACGATATTCCAACGCACTCACGACAACCATGGTATTCGGCTGGCGCTCGCCTATCTACCGAGACCCCAAGCTCATGCAGCTCTTCGACGGCTTTGCTGAGTTTGCCGAGATCAATCAGACAGGCATCGCTGCCCTCCTTGACTCTTTTCCCGTACTCAGGAAGCTGCCCGACTTTCTCTTGCCTGTGCAGAAGAAAGCCAAGGAGCTTcataagaaggaaaaggatcTCTACCTGAGTCATTGGCTCAAGGCCAAACAAGACATCGCTGATGGCTCTATCAAGCCGTGCTTCTGTGTTGGATTGGCGCAGGcgcaggagaaggagaagtttGACGATGCACAAGCTGCTTATATCTCTGGaactcttcttgaagctggATCAGACACGACATCCAGCACCTTGTACGCCTTCGTACAGGCAATGCTCCTCTATCCTGAGGTCCAACGAAAGGCTCAGGATGAAATTGACAAAGTAGTTGGTGAGCGCATGCCAACTATGGAAGACGAGCATAGCCTTCAGTATGTCCGCGCATGCATGAAAGAGACACTGCGGTGGATGCCGACGACCATCCTCGGTGCAGTTCCTCATGCTGTCACCCAAGACGATACATACAACGGGTATTTGATTCCCAAGGGGGCAGGCGTTCTAAATAATGTCTGGGGTATTCACATGGACCCTGAGCGTCATCCCAACCCTCGCCAGTTCAACCCTGATAGGTACAAGGACGACTTCCAGAGCTTGGCAGACGCCGCAGCCAATCCAGACGCGTCCAAACGAGATCAGTTCACCTTCGGTGCTGGTCGTCGCATTTGCCCCGGAATCCATGTGGCCGAACGGAGCTTGTTCCTGGGCATTTCACGGATCTTGTGGGCATTTAATATCAAACCTACTGTGAACAAGAACGGCAAGCCCGTTTTGCCAGATCCAGATAAGCTGACTCAAGGCTTCGTATGCATGCCGGAAGAATTTCCTGCTCGAATAATTCCAAGGTCtgaggaaaagaaggcaCTGGTTATCAAGAGTTGGAAGGCGGCCGAGAAGGATGTTCTTGATCCTGGGACAAAGCAGTGGCGTTAG
- a CDS encoding hypothetical protein (EggNog:ENOG41) produces MFSSFQKKPLEAMETSAQPHVIVVGGGIVGASIAWHLAHHTSVTIVAEDIGGPASQASFAWLNASSVSQRFYYEFRRRSLQRWRQIHMELWDLPISWSGSINWHKTTEVMAKTESNLTAWGYHIANLKKPEVSEHEPFFDQSTLPDWALYYPRKGAMEAHVVAQMLVASGETRGNVKVIKATAKGFFKENGKVTGVELASGEKVMGDHIVVAAGLGSVPLLATEGITVPITSVPALVVNSKPIKERLVRHVVNSKYLYIRQTSDGIVKAGCENPGDDPGDDPEATAHQVFAKVQSTLLGGESLEFDYYTVGYKPTPKDGLPIIGPTGLKGVSVAVMHSGVTNAAIVGELLSKQIIMGGMDPELENFRLDRFNN; encoded by the coding sequence ATGTTCTCTTCCTTCCAGAAAAAACCACTAGAAGCCATGGAAACATCAGCGCAACCTCACGTCATTGTCGTTGGCGGTGGAATTGTTGGTGCCTCAATCGCCTGGCACCTGGCTCATCACACTAGCGTGACCATCGTCGCAGAGGACATCGGTGGACCCGCCTCCCAGGCTTCTTTCGCTTGGCTCAATGCGAGCTCCGTCAGCCAAAGATTCTATTATGAATTTCGTCGCCGATCCCTACAGCGATGGAGACAAATCCATATGGAGCTTTGGGATCTTCCAATCTCATGGAGCGGATCCATTAATTGGCACAAGACTACCGAGGTCATGGCCAAGACCGAGAGTAACCTGACTGCATGGGGCTACCATatcgccaacctcaagaagcctGAGGTTTCTGAGCATGAGCCATTCTTTGATCAATCTACCTTGCCAGATTGGGCCCTTTACTACCCTAGAAAGGGCGCTATGGAGGCCCATGTTGTCGCACAGATGCTCGTGGCGAGTGGAGAGACCAGAGGCAACGTCAAGGTAATCAAAGCGACAGCAAAAGGCTTTTTCAAGGAGAATGGCAAAGTTACAGGAGTCGAGCTAGCATCTGGCGAAAAGGTCATGGGCGACCATATTGTTGTGGCTGCAGGTTTAGGCAGTGTACCCCTCCTGGCAACTGAAGGAATCACAGTCCCTATCACCTCAGTGCCGGCGCTGGTTGTGAACTCGAAACCCATCAAAGAAAGATTGGTCAGGCATGTAGTCAACTCGAAGTATCTGTACATTCGGCAGACATCAGATGGAATCGTCAAGGCGGGCTGCGAGAATCCGGGCGATGACCCAGGTGATGATCCGGAAGCGACCGCACACCAAGTCTTCGCCAAGGTCCAATCTACGCTTCTTGGGGGTGAGAGCCTTGAGTTTGACTACTATACCGTAGGATATAAGCCGACTCCTAAAGACGGTCTGCCAATCATTGGACCGACTGGCCTCAAGGGCGTCAGTGTCGCGGTCATGCACTCTGGCGTCACCAACGCTGCTATTGTTGGAGAACTGCTCAGCAAACAGATCATTATGGGCGGGATGGATCCAGAGCTTGAGAATTTTCGTCTCGACAGATTCAACAACTAA